The nucleotide sequence GGCTTCGAGTCGTCCCGTTGCAGCACGGGGTAGCGGTCGCCGTCCACCCCGTCCAGCTCGACGGTGTGATAGAAGTCGCCGTTCTCCAGGATCAGCTCCAGAGGTTCCCGGGTGCCGCGCGTCGCTTGCAGGATCTCCCGCGCCTGCTTGCGCGCGAAACGCCGGCCTCCCAGAGCCACGACCTTCATGCCCGGCGAGACGCCGGCCAGCGCCGCCTTCGAGTCCGGCACCACGTCGACGATGCGGCCGTCTTCCTCGAGAGTCAGGCCGAGGGAGTAGCGCAGGTCCACGCTCTTGCCGGCTTCCTCCAGGGACTGGAGCAACGCTGGCACCGTCGAGCTGTAAGCGAGCTTCCAGCCGCCGTTCTCGATGCCGCCGAGGGGCGGATGCGCGTTCGGTACGTCCAAGCGCGCGGTGAGGAAGCCGCGCCAGTCGTACGGCGCCGTCTCTTGCAGCGCCGCCACGATGTCGTCGAACTCGTACGTCTTGAGCGACGCCGCGCCGCCCGGGCCGCCGAAGAAACGGGAGCAGAAATCGTCGAGCGAGCGCCGGCCCTGGGTCTGCTCGCGGATGGTCACGTCCGCTTCGAGCCAGATGAGAACGCCCTCGTTGTAGAAGTCCGTCGACCGCCGCCAGGCTTCCCCCTGATCGGGGGCCTGGAAAAGGAGCTGCGCCGCCACCGCGGTGTCCTGCAGCGGGCGCCAGGTGCGGCCGCGGACGTTGTCTAGGTCGGCAGCCATCTTCGCCAGGTGTTCCTGGGAGATCTCCGGCGTGCGCAAGCCGGAGCGGCCAGCCAAGACCCAGCCCAGATACGAGGTGAGCCCTTCGTACACCCAGAGGAGCTCGGTCTCCTGCGGCTGCTGGTAGTCGCCGTGCACGAGGCCGGCGGGGCGCCGGTGCTTGCCGCACCAGGAGTGCACGTACTCGTGCGGCAGGAGACCCGCCATCCGGGTGCGCAGGTCCGGGTCGACGAGGGATCTCTCGGCCACGCGGTTGTCGCTCGAC is from Candidatus Krumholzibacteriia bacterium and encodes:
- a CDS encoding M61 family peptidase → MSRSRRFRSPSPFGLTLACTLAIAALTAARVGATTIRLDAREAPRRLLHAHLSIPATPGPLTLFYPKWIPGEHGPTGPINGVAGLTITAGGKKVAWERDPVDMYAFRCTVPAGAKAVEVDLDYLLPGKGERFTSGASSSDQLAILNWNQVLLYPQGVEPGKQQFTASLQMPAGWQLGTALPVDKRRGETVEFEPVSLVTLVDSPLLMGAHLRSIPLTADEPPSVVLDVACDSEAGLAFTPELLAAYKQLVSEADALFGSRHYRRYHFLLSLSDEIAHFGLEHHESSDNRVAERSLVDPDLRTRMAGLLPHEYVHSWCGKHRRPAGLVHGDYQQPQETELLWVYEGLTSYLGWVLAGRSGLRTPEISQEHLAKMAADLDNVRGRTWRPLQDTAVAAQLLFQAPDQGEAWRRSTDFYNEGVLIWLEADVTIREQTQGRRSLDDFCSRFFGGPGGAASLKTYEFDDIVAALQETAPYDWRGFLTARLDVPNAHPPLGGIENGGWKLAYSSTVPALLQSLEEAGKSVDLRYSLGLTLEEDGRIVDVVPDSKAALAGVSPGMKVVALGGRRFARKQAREILQATRGTREPLELILENGDFYHTVELDGVDGDRYPVLQRDDSKP